A portion of the Nitrospira sp. genome contains these proteins:
- a CDS encoding nuclear transport factor 2 family protein: protein MDAPRPPLPPFDEQTAAQKVRAAEDAWNTRDPHRVSLAYTPDSVWRNRAEFFSGREAIVEFLTRKWNKELDYRLIKELWAFRDDRIAVRFAYEWHDDAGQWYRSYGNENWEFDEHGFMRRRIASINDLPISEKNRKYHWTLGRRPDGHPGLSDLGL from the coding sequence ATGGACGCGCCCAGACCGCCGTTGCCGCCCTTCGATGAGCAAACCGCCGCGCAGAAGGTGCGTGCGGCTGAAGATGCCTGGAATACCCGTGACCCTCACCGAGTCTCCTTGGCCTATACCCCGGACAGTGTATGGCGCAATCGAGCGGAATTCTTCAGCGGACGTGAGGCGATCGTGGAGTTCTTAACGAGAAAGTGGAACAAGGAGCTGGACTACCGGCTCATCAAGGAGCTGTGGGCGTTCCGCGATGACCGGATCGCGGTCCGGTTCGCCTATGAATGGCATGACGATGCGGGCCAGTGGTATCGGTCCTATGGCAATGAGAATTGGGAGTTCGACGAGCACGGTTTCATGCGTCGTCGGATCGCGAGCATCAACGATCTGCCTATCAGCGAGAAGAACCGAAAATATCATTGGACTCTTGGGCGGCGTCCGGACGGCCATCCAGGTCTGTCCGATCTCGGTCTGTGA
- a CDS encoding sterol desaturase family protein, with amino-acid sequence MESGDLIRVGSFLSILGMMAAWELLAPRRALTASKCCRWGGNLTIVVVNTVIARLFFMGGVVATAVMAQESGWGLLNLVEGPAWLEVALAIVSLDFIIYWQHQVFHVVPILWRFHMMHHSDLDLDVSSGVRFHPVEIVLSTFIKAVSVAALGVAPLAVVIFEIVLNASSLFNHGNVRMPLGLDRILRWVVVTPDMHRIHHSTNVRETNSNFGFNVPWWDRLFGTYCPEPALGQTGMKIGLEHLGPPVCLNLFMMLRFPFVTKLGRYAGRT; translated from the coding sequence ATGGAGTCCGGAGATCTCATTCGAGTTGGATCGTTTCTATCCATCCTGGGGATGATGGCGGCATGGGAGCTGCTGGCGCCGCGGAGGGCGTTGACGGCGTCAAAGTGTTGCCGCTGGGGCGGCAACCTCACGATCGTGGTCGTGAACACGGTGATCGCCAGACTGTTTTTCATGGGCGGCGTCGTGGCGACGGCGGTGATGGCGCAGGAGAGCGGCTGGGGGCTGCTGAATCTCGTGGAGGGACCGGCCTGGCTTGAAGTCGCCCTTGCGATCGTCTCGCTGGATTTCATCATCTACTGGCAGCATCAGGTATTTCACGTCGTCCCGATCCTCTGGCGGTTTCACATGATGCATCACTCGGATTTGGATCTGGATGTCTCCAGCGGTGTCCGATTTCATCCGGTGGAAATCGTCCTTTCGACGTTCATCAAGGCTGTATCGGTGGCGGCTCTGGGCGTGGCGCCCTTGGCGGTCGTGATCTTCGAGATCGTGCTCAACGCCAGCTCCCTGTTCAACCACGGCAATGTGCGCATGCCCTTAGGACTCGATCGAATACTTCGATGGGTCGTCGTGACGCCGGACATGCATCGCATCCACCATTCGACGAACGTGCGCGAGACGAACAGCAACTTCGGATTCAACGTGCCCTGGTGGGACCGGCTGTTCGGCACCTATTGTCCGGAGCCGGCGCTGGGACAGACGGGCATGAAGATCGGCCTCGAACATCTCGGCCCGCCGGTCTGCCTGAACCTCTTCATGATGCTGCGATTCCCGTTCGTGACGAAGCTCGGACGCTACGCCGGACGCACGTAA
- a CDS encoding VOC family protein, translating to MKVAEIAFTCYPVTALQRARRFYVGVLGLKETRFFGTNHQGFVEYDIGSGTLALVNSAPDWTPSADGGSVGLKVEDFDTAIARLRSSGCPFRLEPKETPVCHMAVVSDPDGNSVTIHRRKAE from the coding sequence ATGAAGGTGGCCGAGATCGCGTTCACCTGTTATCCGGTGACGGCCCTACAGCGCGCTCGTCGCTTCTATGTAGGGGTTTTGGGTCTGAAGGAAACACGGTTCTTCGGGACGAATCATCAGGGATTCGTGGAATACGATATCGGGTCGGGCACGCTTGCCCTCGTCAACAGCGCGCCCGATTGGACGCCGTCAGCCGACGGCGGTTCGGTTGGACTTAAAGTGGAAGACTTCGACACGGCGATCGCGCGCCTCAGATCAAGCGGCTGTCCGTTCCGCCTTGAGCCGAAGGAGACGCCGGTGTGCCATATGGCGGTCGTTTCAGATCCTGATGGAAATTCCGTGACAATTCATCGGAGGAAGGCCGAATGA
- a CDS encoding patatin-like phospholipase family protein → MSGGGPGKVSKDAICSFGGAWLVFILLSLVSGCEYVRPTVNAPLKQWDVNYGYRSTNFPPPPTGNSDGLFIIASFSGGGARASALSYGVLRELARTQIRWEGRNERLVDELNIINALSGGSFTAAYFALYGDRIFHDFEYRFLRKDWESELESRVFWSPSNWFRMWSPYFGRAHVFSELLDEALFDGHTFGDLVEQHRRPIVFVHASDMATLSRFEFNQRQFDLICSDLNQLPLSVATASSSALPLILSPISLKNYAGQCGFQVPPRFVKERATSWGRQRANELRSYLDAKKRPYVHLLDGGLSDNIGMRSVLETAALVGDLESYFKLLGVNNIRKLVYLMVSAETAPDVNQYQLSEIPGLSRVSRAFIDIPINRYSTDTFQLMRQAVENWKTELRRQPRGDSAFAPDADIYFINASLTEVENPEEHDYLMNIPTNLSLTDEQIERLLLAATRLLRNDKEFQRLLQDLQAHATTVSSPVP, encoded by the coding sequence ATGAGCGGAGGCGGTCCCGGGAAGGTGTCGAAAGACGCAATTTGTTCTTTCGGCGGTGCGTGGCTCGTCTTTATTTTGTTGAGTCTAGTATCAGGTTGCGAATATGTCCGGCCGACCGTGAACGCTCCGCTCAAACAATGGGATGTGAACTATGGATATCGATCGACGAACTTCCCTCCCCCTCCGACCGGCAATTCCGACGGTCTGTTTATCATTGCCTCCTTCTCCGGCGGCGGCGCGCGGGCGTCTGCTCTATCCTACGGCGTGTTGCGGGAACTGGCGCGAACCCAGATCAGGTGGGAAGGACGAAACGAACGCCTGGTCGACGAGCTGAATATCATCAATGCCCTGTCCGGCGGCAGCTTCACGGCGGCCTACTTCGCGCTGTACGGCGACCGGATCTTTCACGATTTTGAGTACCGGTTCCTCAGAAAGGATTGGGAGAGCGAACTTGAATCGCGTGTCTTCTGGTCCCCCTCTAACTGGTTCCGGATGTGGTCTCCCTATTTCGGCCGGGCTCATGTCTTTTCGGAACTGCTCGACGAAGCGCTGTTTGACGGGCACACCTTCGGGGATCTCGTCGAACAGCATCGACGACCGATTGTCTTCGTTCACGCGTCGGACATGGCGACGCTTTCGCGTTTCGAGTTCAACCAGCGGCAATTCGACCTGATTTGTTCCGATCTCAATCAGCTTCCCCTGTCCGTTGCCACCGCCTCGTCCAGCGCATTGCCTCTCATCCTGAGCCCGATTTCGCTGAAGAACTACGCAGGGCAATGCGGCTTTCAAGTGCCTCCCAGATTTGTAAAGGAGCGTGCAACCTCCTGGGGGCGGCAACGGGCGAACGAACTCCGGTCGTACCTCGACGCCAAGAAACGTCCCTATGTCCATCTGTTAGACGGGGGGCTGTCCGACAATATCGGCATGCGCAGCGTCTTGGAGACGGCTGCGCTCGTGGGAGATCTTGAGTCCTATTTCAAGTTGCTCGGGGTCAACAATATCAGAAAACTGGTGTATCTCATGGTCAGCGCCGAGACCGCACCGGACGTCAACCAATACCAATTGAGCGAAATCCCGGGCCTCTCACGCGTCAGTCGCGCCTTCATCGATATTCCGATCAATCGATATTCCACGGATACATTCCAGCTCATGAGGCAAGCTGTCGAGAACTGGAAAACGGAGCTTCGCCGGCAGCCTCGCGGAGATAGCGCCTTTGCCCCCGATGCCGACATCTATTTCATCAATGCCAGTCTGACGGAAGTGGAGAACCCGGAAGAGCATGACTATCTCATGAACATCCCGACCAACCTTTCTCTCACCGATGAGCAGATTGAGCGACTGCTTCTCGCAGCGACCCGCCTTCTCAGGAACGACAAGGAGTTCCAAAGGCTTTTGCAAGACCTGCAGGCTCACGCAACAACTGTTTCGAGCCCCGTCCCTTGA
- a CDS encoding RnfABCDGE type electron transport complex subunit D — MSFHDTLSRFSSLDPRFYQIISLGTLLSYGLLWLHFDVSIAQVAMTVGAALLTQYTGMRWHKLPSFDPLSAIISALGLCIFLRTTDLSIVALTSFLAVASKFVIRWKNKHIFNPTNFALIIVVATGLGWISPGQWGQVAWFGFLIACLGSLVVTRAARADVTLSFLGFYVGLLVARAVWLGDPLTIPLHQIESGTLLIFSFFMITDPKTTPDSRAGRVFFACLVAGSALFVQFVLFRPHGPLWGLIVCSPLVPLIDHLLPGSRYAWSKPTTGEFSLSISTSALVPLSTSQQRRIS; from the coding sequence ATGAGCTTCCACGATACCCTGTCCAGGTTCTCGTCGCTCGATCCCCGCTTCTATCAAATCATCAGTCTTGGAACGCTGCTGTCGTACGGTCTGCTGTGGCTACACTTCGACGTCTCGATCGCCCAGGTGGCCATGACGGTCGGAGCAGCCCTGCTGACGCAATATACCGGGATGCGCTGGCACAAGCTTCCATCCTTCGACCCTCTGAGCGCGATCATTTCCGCCCTGGGGCTGTGCATCTTTCTCCGCACCACCGATCTGTCTATCGTCGCGCTGACCTCCTTCCTCGCCGTTGCCAGCAAATTTGTCATCCGCTGGAAGAATAAGCACATCTTCAACCCGACCAATTTTGCGCTGATCATTGTGGTCGCGACGGGTCTCGGCTGGATCTCGCCCGGTCAATGGGGACAAGTGGCATGGTTCGGATTTCTGATCGCCTGTCTGGGCAGCCTTGTGGTCACACGCGCCGCCCGCGCCGACGTCACGCTCTCGTTTCTTGGTTTCTATGTCGGGCTGCTTGTGGCTCGCGCGGTCTGGCTCGGGGACCCGCTCACGATTCCCCTGCATCAAATCGAAAGCGGCACGTTGCTCATCTTTTCCTTTTTCATGATCACGGACCCGAAGACGACGCCGGACTCCCGCGCGGGCCGTGTCTTCTTCGCTTGCCTCGTGGCTGGTTCCGCACTCTTCGTTCAGTTTGTTTTGTTCCGTCCCCACGGCCCGCTATGGGGCCTGATCGTCTGTTCGCCGCTCGTCCCGTTGATCGACCATCTACTTCCCGGTTCTCGCTACGCTTGGTCCAAGCCTACAACCGGAGAATTCTCGTTAAGCATCTCCACCTCTGCGCTCGTTCCCTTGTCCACATCACAACAAAGGAGGATCTCATGA
- a CDS encoding DUF2330 domain-containing protein, with translation MRSHNTETDGFGQRDGRGAVLEVLPPQRALRPFIFFKDPGVCDSASVRGWRRAGAILTHPGPDARRDAALTHARAAGDPTPGGGASTVGLFADRIRLLFISLIMVGLVVAWSTTASAFCGFYVGKADTKLFNKASEVAIARHTDKTVLTMANDFTGDVKEFALVVPVPVVLQKDQIHVGNPAVLKHLADYSAPRLVEYFDENPCVRYESSDRRMDAMKSQAPAAAPSRERERTLGVTVEARYVVGEYDILILSAKESAGLETWLTENGYRIPQGASAVLHSYLKQNLKFFVAKVNLGEQAKLGLTHLRPLQIAFESAKFMLPIRLGTVNADGSQELFAYFLTKQGRVETTNYRTVRLPASQEVPLYVKDRFGDFYHDLFNQQVRRENERGVFLEYAWDMTWCDPCAADPLSAEELRNLGVFWQDISGRSPKGIPQAQNVFLTRLHVRYDAAHFPEDLLFQETSDRSNFQARYILRHPWTGTDDCQAAAAYRQHLRERYERQAETLATLTGWNIGDIRKAMNIAAIAVPEEKAWYRRLWND, from the coding sequence ATGAGGAGTCATAACACCGAGACAGATGGCTTTGGGCAGAGGGATGGGCGTGGTGCTGTTCTGGAAGTCCTGCCGCCGCAGCGAGCACTTCGTCCCTTCATCTTCTTTAAAGATCCCGGAGTTTGTGACTCTGCATCCGTGCGCGGATGGCGGCGAGCGGGCGCCATTCTCACCCACCCAGGCCCTGACGCGCGCCGAGACGCGGCTCTTACCCATGCGCGCGCAGCGGGGGACCCCACACCGGGCGGGGGGGCGAGCACAGTTGGGCTGTTCGCCGATAGGATCCGCCTCCTCTTCATTTCGTTAATCATGGTTGGTCTGGTAGTCGCATGGAGCACCACCGCCTCCGCCTTTTGCGGCTTCTACGTCGGCAAGGCCGACACCAAACTCTTCAACAAGGCCTCCGAAGTGGCGATCGCCCGCCATACCGACAAGACCGTACTCACGATGGCGAATGACTTCACCGGCGACGTGAAGGAGTTTGCACTGGTCGTCCCCGTGCCGGTCGTGCTGCAGAAGGACCAGATCCACGTCGGCAACCCGGCCGTCCTGAAACACCTGGCCGACTATTCGGCACCGAGGCTCGTCGAATACTTCGACGAGAACCCCTGCGTGAGATATGAGTCCTCGGATCGCAGGATGGACGCCATGAAAAGTCAGGCACCGGCCGCGGCGCCGAGTCGGGAGCGCGAGCGGACGCTGGGCGTGACGGTCGAGGCCCGGTACGTGGTCGGCGAGTACGACATCCTGATTCTCTCGGCCAAGGAAAGCGCGGGCCTCGAGACCTGGCTCACGGAGAACGGCTATCGCATTCCACAGGGCGCGTCGGCGGTTCTGCACAGTTATCTGAAACAGAACCTGAAATTCTTCGTCGCCAAAGTCAACCTGGGCGAGCAGGCCAAGCTGGGCTTGACCCATCTGCGTCCGTTGCAGATCGCGTTCGAGTCTGCGAAGTTCATGCTGCCGATCCGACTCGGAACAGTGAACGCGGACGGTTCTCAGGAGCTGTTCGCCTACTTCCTGACGAAACAGGGTCGCGTGGAAACCACGAACTACCGGACGGTGCGGTTGCCCGCCTCACAGGAAGTTCCGCTGTACGTCAAAGACAGGTTCGGCGACTTCTATCACGATCTCTTCAATCAACAAGTACGGCGCGAGAACGAGCGCGGGGTCTTCCTGGAATATGCCTGGGACATGACCTGGTGCGACCCCTGTGCCGCCGATCCCCTGTCGGCTGAAGAACTGCGAAACCTCGGCGTGTTCTGGCAGGACATTTCAGGGCGCTCGCCCAAGGGCATCCCCCAAGCTCAGAACGTCTTCCTGACACGATTGCACGTCCGCTACGACGCGGCCCACTTTCCTGAAGACTTGCTCTTTCAGGAAACGTCTGACCGGTCGAACTTCCAAGCCCGATACATTCTCAGGCATCCCTGGACCGGCACGGACGACTGTCAGGCCGCGGCCGCCTACCGCCAGCACCTGCGTGAGCGGTATGAGCGACAGGCCGAGACTCTGGCGACACTGACCGGCTGGAACATCGGCGACATCCGCAAGGCCATGAACATCGCCGCCATTGCCGTGCCGGAGGAAAAAGCCTGGTACCGGCGTTTGTGGAACGACTGA
- a CDS encoding universal stress protein: MSEEPRRPAFSLRQVFHPTDRAAREQEAFAHALKLTCLAQADLTIMHVGPEDFDDFPRVRPMLQKWGLLPEGSTKEDVTKLGVHISKFRAVADHAAAAILRQLTLQPADLLVMSTHQREGLARLTHEAVAEPVARGAHVKTLFVPAGVAGFVSAQTGITKLERILIPVTRHPDPQPAIDAATDLAGALGAEKVLFELVYLGDEATFPKINKPTQPGWRWERLIAKGNAVDWIVAAGQDFDVDLIVMTTAGHQSVIDMLRGSTTERVLRAVRSPLLAIPE, from the coding sequence ATGTCGGAGGAACCACGCCGCCCGGCCTTCTCGCTTCGGCAAGTCTTCCATCCCACGGATCGCGCCGCCAGGGAGCAGGAGGCGTTTGCCCACGCGTTGAAGCTGACCTGCCTGGCGCAGGCTGACCTGACGATCATGCACGTGGGCCCCGAGGACTTCGACGACTTTCCCCGTGTCCGGCCGATGCTTCAAAAATGGGGCCTGCTGCCGGAAGGAAGCACCAAAGAGGACGTCACTAAGCTGGGTGTCCATATCAGCAAATTCCGAGCCGTGGCCGACCATGCGGCGGCGGCGATCCTCAGACAACTGACCCTGCAGCCCGCCGATCTCCTGGTGATGTCGACCCACCAGCGGGAAGGGTTGGCCCGTCTAACCCACGAGGCCGTGGCCGAACCGGTCGCGCGCGGGGCCCACGTCAAGACTCTGTTCGTTCCAGCCGGAGTCGCGGGATTCGTCTCGGCCCAGACCGGCATCACCAAGCTCGAGCGAATTCTCATTCCCGTCACCCGCCATCCAGACCCTCAACCGGCGATCGACGCCGCGACGGATCTGGCCGGTGCGCTCGGTGCGGAAAAGGTCCTGTTCGAACTCGTCTACTTGGGCGACGAAGCGACCTTTCCAAAGATCAACAAACCGACTCAGCCGGGATGGAGATGGGAACGGCTGATCGCCAAGGGCAATGCCGTGGATTGGATCGTGGCCGCCGGACAGGATTTCGACGTCGACTTGATCGTGATGACGACGGCCGGACACCAGAGTGTGATCGATATGCTCCGAGGCAGCACCACCGAGCGAGTCTTACGAGCAGTCCGTTCCCCCCTTCTCGCCATTCCCGAGTGA
- a CDS encoding fused MFS/spermidine synthase, translating into MAVLWSGTIFLSAFLLFLVQPMMAKMILPMLGGTPAVWNTCMLFYQTTLLGGYGYVHVLNRKLQPGFQVPVHLVVLALPLFLLPIGLPKGWTPPDQSTPILWVLLMLTVSIGLPFFTLSTTAPLLQRWFSWTKHPSANDPYFLYAASNAGSMVALLGYPFVIEPRIPLKGQVLLAQTSLWSAGYAGLVAMIFCCAWVLRRNQDPSVTPSIPTPHAAASISAAPLPLKQLLRWVALACIPSSMLLGATTYITLNVAAIPLLWVLPLALYLLSFILVFAKWPPLAHRAMVLALPVVLLVMVFDAMPAAPLLPKEIRLLLPVLGLGAVAMVCHGELARTRPPAERLTLFYLLMSVGGALGGLFNALIAPVIFRDIYEYQASMVGAALLLPRLEDLQGAQAGAWLRTMAAGKAEWLREALWPATAVVATLLTGWITFSLGEAPFLVDAALAAIPLALCYACSNRPLQFGAMVGVVLVSAHVIGETFSDTKLHQSRTFFGVLKVMAEGDLHRLKHGTVNHGMQNMKEGARRDSLSYFHPTGSYGQVFAAFTGAQAKKRIAVTGLGIAALANYCDAGQQVTYYEIDPEVTAIAQNPRWFSYFRDSVARGVDLQVVHGDARLKMEEAADAAYDMIILDAFTSDAIPVHLLTREAIELYLRKLAPDGLLVVHISNKYLALEPVLGNLAETLNLSGLKQFGVSDDAIHRFAADIVLLAREKEAFGSLGTDPRWTPLQRVPSVGIWSDDFSNVAQIIKWNNEVR; encoded by the coding sequence ATGGCGGTTCTGTGGTCTGGGACGATCTTCCTCAGCGCCTTTCTGCTGTTTCTCGTCCAGCCGATGATGGCCAAGATGATCCTCCCCATGCTGGGAGGAACGCCCGCCGTCTGGAACACCTGCATGCTCTTCTACCAAACGACGCTCTTGGGGGGGTACGGGTATGTCCATGTCTTGAATCGCAAGCTTCAGCCTGGTTTTCAAGTGCCGGTCCATCTGGTGGTTCTGGCCCTTCCGTTGTTCCTACTACCCATCGGTCTTCCGAAAGGGTGGACTCCTCCGGATCAATCGACCCCGATTCTCTGGGTGCTCCTGATGTTAACCGTTTCCATCGGGCTCCCGTTCTTTACCCTGTCCACGACCGCGCCGCTCCTCCAGCGTTGGTTTTCCTGGACGAAGCATCCTTCGGCGAATGACCCCTACTTCCTCTACGCCGCGAGCAATGCCGGAAGTATGGTCGCCTTGCTGGGATATCCATTCGTCATTGAACCCCGGATACCGCTTAAAGGACAGGTGCTTCTGGCCCAGACTTCGCTCTGGAGCGCCGGCTATGCCGGGCTGGTGGCGATGATCTTCTGTTGCGCTTGGGTCCTCCGCCGGAACCAGGATCCATCGGTGACACCCTCGATTCCTACGCCTCACGCCGCTGCCTCGATCTCGGCGGCGCCTCTGCCGCTGAAGCAGTTGCTGCGATGGGTGGCCCTGGCCTGCATCCCGTCGAGCATGTTGCTTGGCGCCACAACGTACATCACGCTCAACGTCGCGGCTATTCCGTTGCTCTGGGTCCTGCCCCTGGCGCTGTATCTGCTGAGCTTCATCCTCGTCTTCGCCAAATGGCCTCCGCTCGCTCACCGCGCGATGGTGTTGGCGCTGCCGGTGGTGCTACTCGTGATGGTCTTCGACGCCATGCCGGCAGCGCCGCTCTTGCCCAAGGAAATCCGGCTGCTCCTGCCGGTGCTGGGATTGGGGGCGGTGGCGATGGTCTGCCACGGCGAACTGGCCCGCACCAGACCACCGGCCGAGCGGCTCACTTTGTTCTACCTGCTCATGTCCGTCGGCGGCGCGCTGGGAGGACTGTTCAATGCCCTGATCGCTCCGGTCATCTTTCGAGACATCTACGAATACCAAGCGTCCATGGTCGGCGCCGCGCTCCTCCTCCCGCGCCTCGAGGACCTGCAGGGCGCACAGGCCGGAGCGTGGCTGCGCACGATGGCGGCCGGCAAGGCCGAGTGGCTACGGGAGGCGCTGTGGCCGGCAACCGCCGTCGTCGCGACGCTGCTCACCGGGTGGATCACTTTCTCACTCGGCGAGGCGCCCTTTCTTGTCGATGCGGCGCTTGCCGCCATTCCCCTCGCTCTGTGCTACGCCTGCAGCAATCGGCCGTTGCAGTTCGGCGCGATGGTCGGCGTAGTGCTGGTGAGTGCGCACGTGATCGGTGAGACGTTCTCGGACACGAAGCTCCATCAATCCCGCACGTTCTTCGGCGTGCTGAAGGTCATGGCGGAAGGCGATCTTCACCGGCTCAAGCACGGAACCGTGAACCACGGCATGCAGAACATGAAGGAAGGGGCTCGCCGCGATTCATTGAGCTATTTTCACCCGACCGGATCATATGGACAGGTGTTCGCGGCATTCACCGGCGCACAGGCCAAGAAGCGGATCGCCGTGACCGGGTTGGGCATCGCCGCCTTGGCGAACTACTGTGACGCGGGGCAACAGGTGACGTATTACGAAATCGATCCGGAAGTCACCGCCATCGCGCAGAACCCCCGGTGGTTCTCCTATTTTCGCGACAGCGTGGCCCGAGGCGTAGACCTCCAGGTCGTCCACGGCGATGCCCGGCTGAAGATGGAAGAGGCCGCCGATGCCGCCTACGACATGATTATTTTAGATGCGTTCACCTCGGACGCCATTCCGGTTCACCTGCTCACCAGAGAGGCGATCGAGCTGTATCTCCGGAAGCTCGCACCGGACGGCCTGCTGGTGGTCCATATCTCCAACAAGTACCTGGCCCTCGAACCGGTCCTGGGGAATCTGGCGGAAACCCTGAATCTGTCCGGATTGAAACAGTTCGGCGTATCGGACGACGCCATCCACAGGTTTGCCGCCGATATCGTCTTGTTGGCGAGAGAGAAGGAGGCCTTCGGGTCGTTAGGAACGGACCCCCGCTGGACTCCGCTGCAACGTGTGCCATCGGTCGGGATTTGGTCCGACGACTTCTCCAACGTCGCGCAAATCATCAAGTGGAACAATGAGGTACGGTGA